A genomic stretch from Suncus etruscus isolate mSunEtr1 chromosome 17, mSunEtr1.pri.cur, whole genome shotgun sequence includes:
- the FAM25A gene encoding protein FAM25A codes for MLGGLGKLAAEGLAHRTEKATEEAVHAVEGVVKEVMGHAKEAGEKAIAEALKKANEKGDEVMKNVTDKVTHTVSNAVYHAAESLGNLGGQ; via the exons ATGCTCGGAGGTCTGGGGAAGCTTGCTGCCGAAGGCCTGGCCCACCGCACCGAGAAGGCCACTGAGGAGGCTG TTCACGCAGTGGAGGGAGTGGTGAAGGAGGTGATGGGACATGCCAAAGAAGCCGGTGAGAAAG CCATTGCTGAAGCCCTCAAGAAGGCCAACGAGAAAGGGGATGAGGTGATGAAGAATGTCACTGACAAAGTCACCCACACCGTCTCAAATGCTGTCTACCATGCAGCAGAAAGCCTGGGAAATCTGGGGGGACAGTGA